The Deltaproteobacteria bacterium DNA window AGACAAAGATGGCAGCAAAAAATCGCAGCAAGAAGTTTCCGCAGAAGACCAGAGCAATTCGACAGCCACTTATGCCTTGCAGTCCAAGAGAAACTCAGGCATCAACATTGCCATCATTGGCGGTGGCACTCGTTGCAGATCGCTGCTGGAAATGTTCGCTGCCGATCGTTTCAAGCATCTAAAGGCGCAAGTCGTGGCCGTGGCTGACATCAATCCCGATGCACCTGGATTGCTTCTTGCGCAGCAAAGAGGCATTTTCACCACCACGGATTACCACGATTTTTTCTCTCTCGACGATCTGGACCTGGTCATAGAACTCACAGGCAACGAGGCCTTGTTGGAAGACGTTCTCAAGCAGAAGCCGCCGCAAGTGCGAGTGCTTGATTACGCCATTTCCAGGCTCCTGAGCGATATAGTAACTTTCGCTGCGGAGTGCCAGGAGCAGAAACGAGATCTGCACTATTACCAGAGCATGGTGCAGACCATGTTCGTTGGCATCAAGGAGCCAATGCTGTGGTTGAAGCCCAACTATGAGATTGCCGATGCCAATGAGCCCATGCTGGCCATGGTGGGGATGCCCAGGGAGGAGGTGATCGGCAAGACCTGCCACGAGGTGATACACCACTCCCTGGAACCATGTCACCAGAGGAACCGTTCCTGCCCCATGTTGGAGACGCTGCAGACTGGACTTTCGGCACATGCTATACACGAGCACATGGATCGAGAACACAATCCACGTCTGATGGAAACCTCCGCCTATCCTCTCAGGAATCATCTGGGCGAGGTGACCATGGTAGTGGAATTTTTTCGAGACATCACCTCAGATTTTCAGAAGCGCCTGGAGATAAAAGCCGAGCAAATCAAAAAGGACATTGCACGCCTGGTTCACGAAGACAAAATGATCGCCCTGGGAAAATTGGTGGCGAGCAGTGTGCACGAGATCAACAATCCGATCTCCGGCATCCACACCCTGGCCCGTTTAATGCTGCGAACACTGGAAGAGGGGCCACCGCAGGGGGAGACCCTGGTGGAAATGCAGCGGTATCTCGAACTGATAGCCAATGAGTCAGACCGCTGCGGCCAGATTGTCTCCAACCTGCTGTCCTTTTCACGCCTCAAGAAAATGGAACGGTGTCGGGTCAATATCAACGAGATCATCCGCTCCGTCATCCTTCTCAGCCGGCATCGTATGGAGTTGCAGAATATTGTCATCGAAGAGAAGCTGGCTGACGGCCTGCCGGATATTCTGGGTGATCAGAACCAGATACAGCAGTGCCTCATGAACCTGGTGTTCAATGGCATGGAGGCAATGCCTGAAGGCGGCAAGCTGACAATTACTACCTCCTACGACAAAAAAACTGGCAGGGTGCGAATAGCAGTAAGTGATACTGGCTGCGGCATTCCTCAAGAAAATATCTCGGCGATTTTCGAGCCGTTCTATTCTACCAAGAGTGAAGACAAGGGCGTTGGCCTGGGCCTGTCGGTAGTTTATGGTATTGTCCGTGAGCATAAAGGTAGCGTCTACGTGGACAGCACTGTTGGAAAAGGCTCTACCTTCATCCTCAGGTTTCCGGCAGCTGCTGCCGGCTGAGATGTGCTCGAGTGAACGGCTGTCTCGAGCCAGGATGCGGCGGCCTGCAGCTGTGCCTTTGCTGGTGAATTCTCTTTGTGCGACCATAGAAGAATGGCGCTCAGGAATGCTTACGGCCCTTACAGTCCAACCCTTTTTTGCGGCAAACTGGAGTAGGAGATCCAATGCCTGAAAAAATTCATATTCTGGTCGTAGACGACGAACTCGTAATCAGGGAATCTCTCAAGGGTTGGTTGCAGAAGAGCGGCTACCGGGTGGACACTGCAGAAAGTGGCAGCGTGGCGTTCAAAATGCTCGAAGAGAGAGTCTACGATTTGCTCTTTCTCGACATCATGATGCCGACCATAAGCGGCCTGGAAGTCCTGGAAGTAGTCAAGGAGAGGTATCCGGACACCATGGTGGTGATGATCACTGCCTATGGTTCCGTGGACACAGCCGTGCAGGCCATGAAAACAGGGGCCAGCGACTACCTGATGAAGCCTTTCAATCCCGACCAGCTCACCCTGTTGACAGAGAAGCTCATGCAGCAAAGAAAGATTATTGAAGAGAATCGTTTTCTCCGCGAACAGATGGCGGAGACTGTTCGCTTCGAGAACCTGGTGGGATGCTCCAAAGCCATGCAGAATCTCTTCGAAACTATTCGGGATGTGGCTGGCAGCGAGGCCGCGGTCCTTATTACCGGTGAGACTGGCACCGGCAAAGAAGTAGTAGCCAAGGCCATCCACGCCAAGAGTCAGAGATGCCATGCTCCATTTATAGCCCTGAATTGTGGAGGCTTTCCAGAACACCTGCTGGAGAGTGAGCTCTTTGGCTATGAACGCGGAGCCTTTACAGGTGCTGTCAAGGCCAAGAAAGGGCGATTGGAACTGG harbors:
- a CDS encoding sigma-54-dependent Fis family transcriptional regulator: MPEKIHILVVDDELVIRESLKGWLQKSGYRVDTAESGSVAFKMLEERVYDLLFLDIMMPTISGLEVLEVVKERYPDTMVVMITAYGSVDTAVQAMKTGASDYLMKPFNPDQLTLLTEKLMQQRKIIEENRFLREQMAETVRFENLVGCSKAMQNLFETIRDVAGSEAAVLITGETGTGKEVVAKAIHAKSQRCHAPFIALNCGGFPEHLLESELFGYERGAFTGAVKAKKGRLELANGGTLFLDEVGTVPLKMQVDLLRVLEDKTFHRLGGTEEITVDFRVIAATNRNLQEAIAKGDFRQDFFYRLNVISIHIPPLRERRDDIPLLAHHFLERYSHETNKHIDTISREAMAILKRYDWPGNVRELENAIERAVVICKKRVLGAEEFSFLIPAKPTTERTYSLKESEIAHLRSVLEDFGWNITRAAEALQINRVTLHKKIKRYGLRQERQG
- a CDS encoding PAS domain-containing protein, whose translation is MTDKDGSKKSQQEVSAEDQSNSTATYALQSKRNSGINIAIIGGGTRCRSLLEMFAADRFKHLKAQVVAVADINPDAPGLLLAQQRGIFTTTDYHDFFSLDDLDLVIELTGNEALLEDVLKQKPPQVRVLDYAISRLLSDIVTFAAECQEQKRDLHYYQSMVQTMFVGIKEPMLWLKPNYEIADANEPMLAMVGMPREEVIGKTCHEVIHHSLEPCHQRNRSCPMLETLQTGLSAHAIHEHMDREHNPRLMETSAYPLRNHLGEVTMVVEFFRDITSDFQKRLEIKAEQIKKDIARLVHEDKMIALGKLVASSVHEINNPISGIHTLARLMLRTLEEGPPQGETLVEMQRYLELIANESDRCGQIVSNLLSFSRLKKMERCRVNINEIIRSVILLSRHRMELQNIVIEEKLADGLPDILGDQNQIQQCLMNLVFNGMEAMPEGGKLTITTSYDKKTGRVRIAVSDTGCGIPQENISAIFEPFYSTKSEDKGVGLGLSVVYGIVREHKGSVYVDSTVGKGSTFILRFPAAAAG